From the genome of Vicia villosa cultivar HV-30 ecotype Madison, WI linkage group LG2, Vvil1.0, whole genome shotgun sequence, one region includes:
- the LOC131646856 gene encoding uncharacterized protein LOC131646856, whose protein sequence is MVEDMCFLYKDILVIQPSKKSPMLLRTAVFMFSMVSFVSIFYVCIKQIGTEARTAFTDFEVIGNLTQSRVKQMHPNILHYPEPLSFRRNECAPNPVMFFAILSNQRSGSGWFETLLNSHINVSSYGEIFSVRERRKNASSILKTLDKVYNLDWLNSASKNECSAAVGLKWMLNQGLMEHHTEIEEYFKRRSVSIIFLFRRNLLRRMVSMLANSYDSHAKLLNGTHKSHVHSAEEADILSKYKPIINSTSLVGDLKDMEMKSTKALQYYNSSRHMILYYEDLMRNHTKLKDVQEFLGLPQMELTSRQVKIHKGPLSDHIQNWDDVNKTLTGTEYESFLEADY, encoded by the exons ATGGTAGAAGACATGTGTTTCCTCTACAAG GATATTCTTGTTATACAGCCTTCCAAGAAATCCCCAATGTTGTTAAGGACGGCGGTTTTTATGTTTTCAATGGTCAGCTTTGTTTCAATCTTCTATGTATGTATAAAGCAGATAGGCACTGAAGCGAGGACTGCATTTACGGATTTCGAAGTCATTGGTAACCTTACTCAGAGTAGAGTGAAGCAAATGCATCCTAACATACTACATTATCCTGAACCTTTATCCTTTAGGAG GAATGAGTGTGCTCCTAATCCTGTCATGTTTTTTGCAATATTGTCGAATCAGAGATCGGGTAGTGGGTGGTTCGAAACCCTTTtgaatagccacattaatgtgaGCTCGTACGGCGAGATATTCTCTGTTAGAGAGAGAAGGAAAAATGCTTCTTCTATTTTGAAGACTTTGGATAAAGTATATAATTTAGACTGGCTCAATAGTGCTTCCAAGAACGAGTGTTCTGCAGCAGTTGGACTGAAGTGGATGCTTAATCAG GGATTAATGGAGCATCACACAGAAATAGAAGAATACTTCAAGCGTAGAAGCGTTTCTATCATATTTCTTTTCAGGAGAAACTTACTACGCAGAATGGTATCTATGCTAGCCAATTCTTATGATAGTCACGCCAAGCTATTGAATGGAACACATAAATCTCATGTACACTCTGCAGAAGAG GCTGATATTCTTTCAAAGTACAAGCCTATCATAAATTCTACATCATTGGTGGGCGACTTGAAGGACATGGAGATGAAATCTACAAAGGCTTTACAATACTACAATAGCTCTCGGCATATGATCCTTTATTACGAGGATCTTATGAGAAATCACACT AAGCTAAAAGACGTGCAAGAGTTTTTAGGATTGCCACAAATGGAGTTAACGAGCCGTCAGGTTAAGATACACAAAGGACCATTATCAGATCATATTCAGAACTGGGACGATGTTAACAAAACGTTGACAGGAACTGAATATGAGAGTTTCCTCGAAGCTGACTATTAG